One part of the Caloramator mitchellensis genome encodes these proteins:
- a CDS encoding ABC transporter ATP-binding protein: MIQLHDIVKVYSTGKIEFEALKGINFTIEKGEYLAIVGPSGSGKSTLMNILGCLDRPTKGKYILNGKDVSNLDDDELARIRNKEIGFVFQAFNLLPRLTALENVELPLIYAGLAYSKRIKLAKEALEKVGLSDRMHHRPNELSGGQKQRVAIARAIVLNPSIVMADEPTGNLDTQSSIDIMKIFQKLNDEGSTIIMVTHEKDIAQHTKREIIIRDGKIIQDNKVLNRTIY; this comes from the coding sequence ATGATACAGCTTCATGACATTGTGAAGGTTTACTCAACTGGGAAAATAGAGTTTGAAGCATTAAAGGGTATTAACTTTACCATAGAAAAGGGCGAATATTTGGCAATTGTTGGCCCTTCGGGCTCTGGCAAATCCACACTCATGAATATTTTAGGCTGCCTTGACAGGCCGACAAAGGGGAAATATATATTAAACGGCAAAGATGTTTCAAATTTAGACGACGACGAGCTTGCAAGAATCAGGAACAAAGAAATAGGCTTTGTTTTTCAGGCGTTTAATCTTCTTCCAAGGCTTACTGCCCTTGAAAATGTAGAGCTGCCTTTGATATACGCAGGTCTTGCCTACTCTAAAAGGATAAAGCTTGCCAAAGAAGCGCTTGAAAAGGTTGGTCTTAGTGACAGAATGCACCACAGACCAAACGAATTATCAGGTGGGCAAAAACAAAGGGTTGCAATTGCAAGGGCAATAGTTTTAAACCCTTCCATTGTAATGGCTGATGAGCCTACAGGAAACCTTGATACTCAATCAAGCATTGACATAATGAAAATATTTCAAAAGCTAAACGATGAAGGTTCAACAATTATAATGGTTACGCATGAAAAGGATATAGCCCAGCACACAAAAAGAGAAATAATAATACGCGATGGCAAAATAATACAAGATAACAAAGTATTAAACAGAACCATTTACTAG